atagccactgctttcctcggttatgtactaccatggggacagatgagtttctggggtgctacagtcattactaatctcctttctccaataccatatttagtaccttggttactcggtggatactatgtatctgatgtaacattaaaacgattctttgtattgcactttatattaccttttgtaggttgcattctaattgtattacacatcttctatttacatttaaatggttctagtaaccctgcaggtattgattccgcacttaaagtagccttctatcctcatatgttaatgaccgatgctaaatgtctatcctatctaattggtttaattttcttacaaacggcttttggtttgattgaattatcgcacccagataactccataccagtgaaccggtttgtaactccgcttcatatcgtacctgaatggtactttttagcatattatgcggtgttaaaagtaatcccatccaaaaccggtggtttgttagtatttatgttatcaacatgtcaatgaaatatcaacaacgatgaa
This DNA window, taken from Besnoitia besnoiti strain Bb-Ger1 chromosome Unknown contig00120, whole genome shotgun sequence, encodes the following:
- a CDS encoding cytochrome b (encoded by transcript BESB_022000); translation: MCYNNTVGITLAFRYTSEASCAFASVQHLVREVAAGWEFRMLHATTASFVFLCILIHMSRGMYNSSYSYLTTAWMSGLVLYLLTIATAFLGYVLPWGQMSFWGATVITNLLSPIPYLVPWLLGGYYVSDVTLKRFFVLHFILPFVGCILIVLHIFYLHLNGSSNPAGIDSALKVAFYPHMLMTDAKCLSYLIGLIFLQTAFGLIELSHPDNSIPVNRFVTPLHIVPEWYFLAYYAVLKVIPSKTGGLLVFMLSTCQ